AAGCCCACCTTTGCTGCTGGTCACTAAAGCTGCGCGGACTTGTAACTCAGATGGAAAGCAGACGTGGTGTCTTACAGTGCTGTCATCTCTACAGGTTCAGATTATTTTATGGTGGGGAAGTAACAGGCTTGTTCCTTTTTCACGTTCTAGCTACAGGAGCAGGTGCTGACATCTGATGGTCGCATGTGTCATGCAACCGAGGTTCGGTGCTGCAGCCAGCGTGGTTCAGCTGCCTGCTGTCATTACGGTTTAAAATCAGAGGGAAACCTCACAGGAAACctagtattttcttctgaggGCCACGTGAGATGAAAACAGGAGGTAGAAGCCTTTGGTTGAACCTTGGGGTAGGGCAGTAGAACTGGGAAGGGCTTGCTGGGTCATCAGATCCGGacctccctctcctgccaccCCTGCATCCCGTTTGTAAGCTTATCATGCTGCGCTGTCTGTGCTAAAATCAGGACGCTCGTTTCTCCCATGACTCATGGTAGAAAATTGCACCAGAATTGCAGTGTTGATAGTGGCCTATTGTATGAGACATTGCAGTGCATCAGTTCATGTTGGGCAGTCCTGTGCCCACCAGGAAATAAAAGGCTTACGTTCTGCTTGGTTTTTGTTATGTATAATGTTATTCCCGAATGCATTCAGCAGCTGGGCACCCGATTCAGACTCCTGTTTGTTCTGCGCTTGACCATATGCTCTTCCAAAACATGCCAGTGCAACTGTGCTGATAAGGACGCAAGCAGCGTCATTCTTAAGTACTGGCGGGGAGGTAGTGAAACCAACAGTGGGAAAGAGCGGCTGACTGTGAATGTGCGTCAGGGTACATTTTCCAGCCAACAAAGTGGCTTTTTAGTCAGATGTCTCATGCTCATGGGAATTGTAGGTGGTTTCCAACCCTTTCTCATTACTTCACCATTGCAGAAAAGAGGACATTTGGTTTTTAAACTTTGTCTTGCACACAGTCAAAAAAACCTTCAACCATAAACATAAGATTCTTGAGTGCTTGAATGCTGGTAATGGATGTCAAAATGCATGGTAATGCATGGTAATGCTGtcaaaaataatgtttcctaagactgtttaaaaaaaatcacactcaagagtgctttaaataaataaatataataagaCATAAACTTTTACTTCATCTACTGGAGATTAATAAAGTAAGATCTGCTGGCTGTTGCTCCCAGACAAGCAGATAATTTATTTAAGTAGTTTCACCGACTAAAATAAACTATTACATACGCAAATTTACTGGTGTGCCAAAGTCTTAAACTGTTTACCTGAACAGAGGCgttatttaaaaagctttctaggtacaaaaaaggaaaattatgatTCTCCTAAACAGGATGGATAGCTGCTTGATATGCTCCTAAAGAATTAGCAGTTTATGGCCTGTACCTGTCCTtcaacaagaggaaaaagaaaacggTATTATAGTAATTCACCCTCCTAATTTCCAacagttttttcccccctttatgttttccaacagtttttccccccctttttgtttttctttaccaAAATGCACAGATCTTGGAGTTCTTGGTCAAAACACTTTAAACAAGCCCCAGAAATTACTGAAGGTGGAAGCTTCAGTATCTCCCAAAACAGGAACATTTCTCTTACTGGGAAGTGTTGATTTTTGGAAATGCCAGTGGTGGTGATGGTCATTAACATCTATTAGCCTTGTGTTACAATAGTGATTCTGAGTTGTTAGCGGGATTGCACACTGATAATCACTCGTGTGGACTGCTAAACAGGGTATTGCACTCGGAAAATCAGCTGTCTTCATTATAGAAGTGATCAAGTATTTTACAAAACTCTGTGAAATCACCTGTGGAGAAAACTGGTTTCTGGAccttagaaatgtttttcttctgattaaTAATAGCATACGTTGTAATCTTAgcctgttttttaaagctttttgggcaaatgaaataatgaaaatgtaactGCCAAAAGGATGCTGGGAGGCATGCTTATTGTGTGGGTTTctagattattatttttttaatatatatataggtgGAATGTTTTTGTTAGTCCGTGACTGGTTCAAATTCTGCACAAAGGTAAATGGCACAGCACATATTGTGCCAAGATTGAGGTAGAAACGAATTCTTATCTCAAGCAGAAATACTTGTCATTAACTATTGTTTGACTTTAACCGAAATTCCCTaactaggaaaggaaaattgtaATTCAGTCTTAAAcatctgctctttttctgaGCTGTTCACTTCCTATAGCAGCCCTGATTGTGGAGACTTACAGAACTAATAAGTGCACCTATCTGAACTATAAGATTTTGTACTGGGAATACCACTGCTGAGCATTTTCACAGGCCTCTTGGAAAgttcattatttatttagttagttCGTATTTATTTTTCGGAGCATTCTTTTGTAGCCTTTCACTTATTAAATCTACTTTAGAAACTTGACACTTGTATAGAAACTTGCAACAGTAATGTCAGTACCAATGAGTAACTTCTTGCTGCTAAGGGACAGATAAAGATGTTTAATTTCTGGTGTACATACAGACAGATAGgactaataattaaaaaaaaaaaattaaaaactgcgTCTGCAGTGATGCTTTCCCTTTACAGCACACGGGAAAGCAAGCAGTGCATGCATATGGCGAGGTGTGGATTTTCCTACAGGAACCAGCGAGCCTAGTGCCAGCTTGTCTGTGTCCCCATGCACCTCTCCGCAGCCCGTGCTTGCTCTGAACCGTGCCCTGACGTACCTGCCAGCTAACCTCTGCCTGCCCACCAACGCTGGCACTGCGTCCGCAACAGTGCAGGGCTCTGggcaagagggaaggaaggtggCAGTGGCTGCCTGCTTTTGTCTTCAGGTGTTACCCTGGGCTTCAGGGTGAAAGAAAATCTGCCTGGAAGGTTTAGCTCTCAAGAAAATGAGGAACTACTGAGCTGCCCCCCTCCACTTGTTATTGACGGCTCAAACAAAAGCAGTAGTGATATTCTAGGCATTGGCTGCTAGGGATTGTCCATGAGATCGGTGTGGAGGAAGCagatataaaaacaaaacagaaggagcTTTGGCTGCTTAATGTAAGCCTGTAGAGGTCTGCGCTCATCCAAGGACTAATGCTGATGGATGAAGGTGGATCTCTGGCAGAACAGTTCTTGGGAAACTTAATGAAATGTGGTATCTCCTGGCTTGTTTAAAGCGTCTCATGTATTTATACTGTATCTAATAGTGGGATGTTACTAAAATGCAGATGAATAATAGAGACAATAATCTTCTGGCTAATAGTAGAAAAAACTTCTTGCTATGTTATATAGCTGTAACTATATAAACTGAAGTTAGGAACTACTTTTTTAGTGGTATTTAAGACTATTCCTTTTTTGTAGTAGGACAACAGAGTAATCCCTTTTGTTTCTCATAGTGATATCAAGAAGCAAGTTAAGAAACCCAAGCAGAACTCTCTGGCAGCTTATAAATGTGCTGCTGATACACTACTTTGATTAAAGTTCTTCAAGCCAAAGTGTTTTTAATGGTGTACTTTATTTTGTTACTCAGCTTATTAATAGAAAATTGAATATTGACTTGGACAAATCCCACAGGGGACTCCATTTTGTAAATCTCATTTATTTGACACTGAACCCTTTATAGCTACTCTTtgagtgggattttttttgacTTCTTGTACACTCAACAGAGAgggttttttcagttatttagaTCATATTATAGTTATCTGGGCTTATAAATTCTTTTAAGGGCaggtttatttcctttttgttctgtttcatcCCAGGTGAAAGCGATGGCATTCAGTTTTCAGTGTTGATAAAAAGAGCTAGAACTATACATGAAAATGTATCTCACACTTTAGCTGACCttgtgaaaaatgtgaaatggaaAGTCATTGGATGCAGCTGTAAGTAAatcttttgaaatgcaaaaaaaaaacttaattgGAAATTCAGAGTTCAAAACATTCCTCGGACAGCCATTGTAGTCACTTCTAGGTGCGAGGGCTGCTGAGAGGTTTGCcttgccagctgctgcaggagagaagggaagtaTGTGGAGGCCTGATAGTAATACTGCAGTTTCCCAGCTCGGGTTTTCCCTTTCTGAGATCCTGTTTACTCTGGGTGATTGCAGGATATTCAAAACATGGTGCTTTGAAGTGCCCTTCTGAGGTCTGGCATAGCGGGGGGAATTTACAGTTCCCACATGCTAAAttgctgttcttatttttactaTCAGAAAACTGAAACCGAAGGCTGGTGGTTGCCTTCCAAGAATAAGGTGCAGATGAAGCATCTGCAATTGCTGATAACTGGAAAATAACAATTCTGAATTTTAGaatttggtttatttgttttttaaagaactgtcaACCTCATTATTGCCCATatactgttattaaaaataggGTCATCATCCTTATACCAGTCTCAGTTTTATGACTGAGTCTGATTCCTActaatggttttgttttaatttggtgAACTCCCTACTACAAGGATCTATGATCCTGTGTCAACTTTATGGGATGAAGGAAACTAGCAAGAAGTGGCCAAAATGAGAGAACAGTTAAATAAGCAATATTCTGTCTTGtacaataaaactgaaaatccaGCAGCAGATGTATGGTGACTGTACAGGAATTATCTCATGTTCTTTCCTCAAAACATACTGTGGCAGGAAGGTGAACATAAGCTTCTGCATAGATTAAACAATGTCCAACATAGCTTAAACATAGTTTAACGTTTTGGTTCCTACAAGTACAGCTGAGCTTCTGTCATTACTGCATCATAAGCACGTGAGCTATTAGCTATGTGCactttctctgaagtttttcaAGGGAGGTGACGTCGGCTGTAAACTTTCAGAGAGGTAGCTGACTGTGTCAATGCCATCCAatttccccccccaccctgaAGCCAAGTGCACTTAAAATTACATGCAGTTGTAAGTAGTAAGCAATAGCATTTTTGCCTGTTCTGAGTGGGATGTGTGCTCGCCACACTGCCTGCCTCGTCTGCTTCCAACTGGCAGTTGCACAAAACCACAAATCAGGAGTCTTGACTGTCGAATCAAGAAGCCTGTTTTTGTCGGTGTGTGCTTAGCTTACCTGAGTGTAGATTATTGACCAGCTTTAACAGCAAGTGTAAACTGTGTCACTATGTAATTATTTCTGCCTGTACGAAAATAGTGCAGAATTTTACAGGGTTTGTAGTAGATTGAGGATTTTCCATACAGCTGTCTTAATTAATGTTCATATCAGAGACGTCTATCTGCTGAAGACAGTAGAGACTTGATCCAACTCAAGCATGTTATTTGTTTGCAGAttctctctcttctggctgTTATTTGTGAAGAAATTGTGGAGGATTGTATCAAGTGTGGCGGACTTTACTTCTTTGAATTCACAAGCTGCAGTGCCTTTCTTTTGAGCCTCCTGATCCTGTGTGTGTATTGCACTGATGTATATGAAACATTTGGGGAAGATAAAGTACGGACAGTGGTaaggaattctttttttaaaacaaaccatttCTTGTAAGTGCTTAAAGACTACTGTGGAGTAAAAAGGCTATGCAGAATGaatctcctttcttctctatttAAAGGGTAGATTAAAGTAGTTTATAGTTAAAAAATGAGTCAACTTTGAGAATCCCTTTTATATTGACAACTTTTCAAAAATTGTCATGTTGGTTACCTGCAGGATTTTAGGACTTTTATTAGGCTGCGTGAAAGGCTTTCACACTACTGTGTAGTCATCACCTATACATACGTATACGGAACACAGTTTACTGACAGCATGATACTTGTAACTTGCCTGTTCACCCTGTCTATTTTCATACTGGGTGTAGCCTACCTCCTTTTTGGTAATAATCATACTTGTTACAGTTCAtgcttttatatttcagaagatCCCACAGTGGCACAAAGTTGCTCTGTAAAGTCAGTAAGAGTATTATAGTGTCTTATGAGCGTCCCTTCCCATTTGTCTTCAGAGCAAATagtggctggttttttttacatgaagGTACAGATAAGGGAGTGTAGTAAGAGATTTGAATGAGTACATTTACTTACAGGTTTCTGGTTTCCTAGATGTTTTACATAGGCAATAATGCTAGCATGGTTGACCTGAGCCTGAATTTGATTGTGAAAGAAGTTAGATGAAAAGCATGAAACACTTCAAGAAGACAAAAACAGGGGAGTATGTAATGCAGACTCTTTTAAATAGTTGATAACGTTGAATGTTGTTTGGAATAtagctgtaaaatatattttctgaagctCCTATTAGCATCAAAGTTTCAAAGCATAAATTCACTGGCAGGTTAACTCAGCTGCTGTTACGatgcttgttctttttcaggTTGCATATCTACAATTCtataacattcattttttttctatttgcagaATTCTGGGGCCATGCTAGTCATAggtgtctgttttctgttagcGTCAATAGTGCTTGCTGCGACCAGCTCCGGGTCTGCTGTTGAAGGAGCTGCATATGTAAGTCTTAAAATTGCATAATTTACTTTGTATTCATCTTGTATGTTAATTTCTCTGCCCTCTAAACCTCACTCAATTTGCAGGGAAGAAACTGGGCAGGGAACAGAATTCAGTGCATTATGATGTTTCAGGAGGAATTAGCTATTCCAGACCTTCCAGAAACTTACCGTAGGAAATCCGAAGAGCAGGCATTCCTCAGGATTGCTGGAAAGCTCTGCGTGCACTTGCAGCTCCCCAGCATTTGTGGCTTGCTTCTGCGTTCCTCAGACTTCACTGCCTTGGCTCCATATTATTCCCTGTCATCTGTCACTGCTTCAATGTTGCCCTCTCTCACAGCTTCCCCAGTTCTCTGATACCCTGTCTCTGAAATGCCAACTGTTTTCCTCAATTGTCCTTTGATAACGCCACCCTCTCACAAAGTCAGCCAGAAAGCATGTCTTTTGCCAGGCGTTATAAAGCATATGTGGAGAATGCTGACTTGCAAAGGCTGCAATAAGAACAGCAGTTTCCTCAGTGACAGAAATAGTTAGAAGAGCAACAGGGCATGCATATCCCGGGGAACACTGAAGAGGCTCAGGGCAAGGCACTGAAGAGGCTTTGGGATGCTGTGGATGTCGTAATCCCTCACTCATTTGGCACTTGTTTATAATAACCTTGGAATTGTGAAtatgtgattttaaaagttcacatttttattttattcttgaatgagaaaaaatgagttagaaaaagcaaaataattctgttccACAGGTAGCACGAGTTATTATAGATAAGCACTTCTGTGTAGTCATCTTCTGTGATGTTGATATATTAAAACCTAATGGTTTGAGTATAAAGtcttccagggttttttttctggtgctggaaaaacaaaaactattgTGATTTAAGACTTACTGGTGTCAAATTGCTTTAGGGCAAACCAGTTGTGTAAAATTTAGGTAGAAGTTAGAATAATGCATGTGTTTCCTTGTTCAGAAGAAGCTGCTGAAACCAACCTTCGCCTTATCACTCTCTTGCCATGACTAATAATGAAATGTCATtaacaaaatgtcattttgccCCCCCTTGCTGACCCAGTAAGGACTTGCTTAGGCTCTGCAGATCTTACCTCCCTTCACTTCCGTGTGTTACTGTTCTTCACTTAGTCCCTTGAATCAGCAGCCATCTCTTGGATGAATACTCTGCTATACCACCAATGCCATGCTTCTTTAATAACTAATTTTTGCAATCAAGTGAATGTACTTTTACTATTAAGGGCTGTTTAGAACATATTGTATGTCTCAAGCTTGATTAAGAAAATGAGAACTGTAAAAACTTTTGCATTAAATGTGCTGGAATTATGATTTCTGAtctgtttctaatttaaatGGAACCACCGATTTAAGGACTGTAATCTTAATATATAAGTATTATTAATGTATGTAAATAGTCCAGCAAATCTCTCCAAACAATGTTAGAATACTGTTAAtgtttgtacattttaaaataatttatttctttcactttcacAGGCATTTGGATTTCTTGCAAGTTGTGCGTTTTTAGCTGAAATTATTGCAGACCATTTTCACAGTCGGAAACAAAACATAGATGGATGCTCTGAAAATCCTGGCAACACTCAGAGTGCCACAGAAAATCAGCCCCTGAATAAACAAAGCTAACTTTCTGGAAtgatttctttggttttttgaatGGAGCAAACTAAAATGAACTTTCAGTGCACTGTAGGTAACaacttctgtctcttctttctgaTCAATTTTGTACGCATTGATCATCACAGATTTTTATAGATCCTTAGGTCAAGTAACAGCATCTTGAGCATCATTTTCTAAGGTCTGGTCCTGCTTAATAACTGGTCCTGCCACCTGTCCAGGTGACATACACTAAAAAAACTTGTGTCTAAATAGAATAACTTAAGGACAACAATATGCTGATTTGATTTTTGACAGAGGTGACTAATAAAGGTTAATGTGTGATGCATAAATTCTGAGCTATACCCTAAAGATAATTTCTGTATAAATGGACTGGATACTTCTGTTACAAGTTATAAATTAGTGCAGCAGAATTCATTCTTGTACTTACTGGTCAAACTGTGAATGTAAAAGGGATACCTAATTGGAGCCTTACAGAAATGCTTATCCTTACAtaaggggtttggttttgtttttactactCATATGTCTCAGTTCTGGCTGTGGAGATCAGTTTAATGGAATAGTGAGTGTAAGGGTTTCATGGGGAGGGTAATGTAATGGTATATTAAGGAGACAGTTTTGCACCCCATGGTCGTCAGAGTTTGGACTTGTATGCCAGAATCTTCTTTCAGATCATTTCAAAAGCTATAAAAGTTGCAGGAAGAAACTTGAAAAGCTAGCTGTGagaggaagaagatgaagaataaatatttttacaaagtaaCCCAGAAAGTGGCAATCTGAACATCAGTGGGAAAAACGTTACAGCATGTTGGTACTATCCTGGTGAATATTACTTGCAAGGTTAATACTGTATGCAGCTTGTTTATGCATAGTAAATAGTAAATTTTGCCAGAACGGTTATGGACCCCACGATTTTCTTGGTTTATAAATATGGCGCTAGCTTGAGACGTCTTGCTACTGACTAGGTCAGCTGGTAAACAGATAAATAAGCACTTGTACCCTTGTAAAAGCGACAGGCTGTAGGACTGCAAGAAACACTACTGATGCAACACGTATCGCACAAGGGACGGACATATCAGACCAGATGTTGATGGCTGTAAAAGAAATGAAGTGgtgaaaaggcatttttcagaTGTCTGAGGTAGAAGCAAGACTGCTAGACCTCACTTAAGAGGAAAGCCTTCAAAAGCAGGGCAAATTGCTGTAAGCCAGGAGATGTTCCAAAATAccaaagcaaatgagaaaaagctAATTATGCAAAAACAATTCTTGTTTGAGTGCTCATGACTTTTGCCGTGTCTTCCAGGCGTTAACTCCATTTCATCAGTATCCTAGTCTGACAAATTTATAGTCCTGTAACCTGTTGTGGCAGCATCGAGACTAAGCCCTCCAGAAATTGGCTGAGTGAGCTGTATTTGGAAAAGGATGAGGAAGCTGTTGTAAGACAAAGGACTGTAAAAGAAGGTcaaagtttttttccagtgctgccaCTTTCTCATGAACGTGAGTTAGTGATGTTCTCTCTCTAAGCTTCGAGACTTAAGCCTAACACTACACTGTGCTTCGAGGATGTAAAATTTTGACAGGTTGTGTGAAGCATCGACTTTAAGCTGTAGCTTGGTTTCAGAGCCATGCATAAAATACGTACTTTCTTTCATAGGATGTCTTGCTTTGTGAAGAAGAAATGCTCTTTggactggcttttttttcttgtatttattagTGTCCGTTTGCACTAAAACCTGATCTCAGCCTCGGTGTACAGAGCTTGCTGTAGCTCTCTCTGAAAACTGGGTAGATTAGAGATGTTTTGTTTACAAGCAGCGTTACTGGTGATATGAAACTTGCCTTAATGAGAAATATCTCTGGTATGATTTGCAGTGTCTTACTTTGAGGATTGCGTCCATATCTATGATTAACATTCTAAGggagttttttgggttttttattgcCCAGGATTCTAttgaatttgttttcacatcAAAATGTCTGTAGTCTCTAAATCTTGATCTATAATTAAAAGCTGTAAATATAGTGTAAGAGTAACACTGTGCTGCTGATATTTATTAAGCAATGCAGCACCATGATGGGACTTTTATCTTGAggtaatttttcttgtaatttttctCAGCTTGAAAATATATGAAGAGTTCTGGGTTTTTGTTGCTTGTTCTGTAGGCTTTTCCCCACTTAAGTGCTTTGTTATTGGTGTCTGTTCCTGAATTGGAGAGACTGGTAATGAAAAGGATCTGTAAAGTCATCTCTCTGCCTTGGCCTCCCTATCTATGATATCTACCGCTGATATtcacagagaaactgaaatacagagcaagttatttttatgaaaaggtGCCACAAGGAGTTGGCGTCAGAAGAAGGTGTCTCTGACTGAGATCTCCTGACTCCCATGATCTGACTATGAagccttttgaaataaatactgcTGACCTTTGCAGAATGGTTTGATGGATTCTCCTACTACATACATGCTGGCATCCCTGGCCTGTTTTGGGTTGTTAGAGTGAGGGGGTTTTgacatgttttttgttttcgTTTTAGCTGTTCCAAGTAAGTAGTTTGTACCCATTCTCTCACCAACTGACTGATCCATGTATAGATTTGAGGATCAGATTCCATCTCTGACTGAAAGGGATGCAAGCATTGCCGTCAGCTAATGAAAACGACAAATGGTTGTCTTTGGGACACCGGTTAGTTGTTTTCCCATATGGCACAGGAGCTTACTAATAGGAAGAGTCCTGCTGTTTTCACAGCAATGCATACTGCTCCATTCCAGACACTGTTTTAGCTGGCATTAATCTGTCACGTAGTAGTTAAATGCTACAAGCAGAGAAGTCACATATTGGTTGTAGGTTTAAGGCAATTGCTAAATTGTTGCTTCCAAACCAGTTGTTGGCTAACCAAGCAGTTTCTGCATGGTGGTACTATTAATCCTAGGCTTCTAAGTACGAGgtgttctttttgttctgttttaaaatagttgaaAAGCAGGTTTGCTGGTGGGTatgctgttctctgcttctGCGAGGTCATTTCCATAACTGCTTTATCAGCTTCCTAAGATAAAGGGGCAGATGTGTGTTCCTCCTAgctcctctgccctggcaggCTAGGTGGGGGAGAGACTTCCTTGCTGCCATGGCTGAGCAGACTGGTCTCCTGCAGCCTTGACATGCCCCCTTTGATGCTTCTGGTGTCGGATCTAGGCTTTGAGTGTCTTGTCTTTTAATTAGACTGATCCCAGCAAATGGTATTGGGGCTGGATTAAACAtctgtttttgtgggagctctgTGCGTGTGGCTGGATGTCTCTTACCCCTCCCGTGCTCTGTCAGCAGAGCGGTCTGCTTGTTTCCCAGCCTGCTTCTGATGAAATCAGCCTGCTTTATTTAAACGAGCTATTTAAACGAGCTATTTAAATTGCGTACATTAAGTTGGCTGATTTTGACTGAACTGGATTAGGGATTGTTCAGGAGAGCGGTGGGAACTCTGGCAGAAGTGCTGTTACAAGCAACTGTCTTAAATGTCTTCATCTGTTTGCAGAGTAACCATCTCTGTACAATCTTAACCGGTAGTAAAACCTGGGGAAAGAAGCAACTGGCCCAGTACATCTGCCTGGGGATTGTCTTCTCCCTTCTTCACCACAGTGCTTGGCAGTGGTGTTGCAAGCCTGCTCAGACACATTAAaagcttttgtcttttccagTTGAGCCCGTCCAAAAAATACTTAAAGGCTCTGCACCCACTTTCAGGCTTTGTTTACAGTGCCTTGAGAATCAGCGCAGAGGATTCTCCAGGACATGTGAGGTCTTGTTAAGTGGCTGGACTGTGAGTTTCTGCTCTGAAACTCTGCCACGTGCATTATGTAGATTGGGAATGTTAATTTTTGTGTTCGGCATTCAGCCCACATTAAAATCGCAATGCTACCAGTGCCCTTTGGGTTCTAAATACGTGAAGGAATTGTGCCTTACTGCTTGCACTCTGTGCTTAAAAATAGCCGGGAAGGCTTGTGGTCTATTACAATGGAGTTCTACCTTTGCACCCTCCA
Above is a genomic segment from Ciconia boyciana chromosome 2, ASM3463844v1, whole genome shotgun sequence containing:
- the CMTM6 gene encoding CKLF-like MARVEL transmembrane domain-containing protein 6 — protein: MENGAVYNETTEPQAKLSRRPFGCTLRHLRGWRLPTKALQAILSLLAVICEEIVEDCIKCGGLYFFEFTSCSAFLLSLLILCVYCTDVYETFGEDKVRTVNSGAMLVIGVCFLLASIVLAATSSGSAVEGAAYAFGFLASCAFLAEIIADHFHSRKQNIDGCSENPGNTQSATENQPLNKQS